A genomic region of Peptoniphilus sp. ING2-D1G contains the following coding sequences:
- a CDS encoding hypothetical protein (High confidence in function and specificity) produces MKKVKNFIILLLIVAILVIAGFFIGLKRGQTQSTPEITSSLIENRLEKSRELISTKYHYTNMGSFENQAQYYGFNIPFTTKSFIISYDGRINAGIDMKDTKVSVENNTIKIKLAEPKIISHEIDEDSIKVFDEKNSIFNPIKVEDYSTFSKDQKEKVEQNAIEKGLLILAKEEAQIAIREILSLDSQIAEKYVVEFQ; encoded by the coding sequence TTGAAAAAAGTAAAGAATTTTATAATTCTGCTGTTGATTGTGGCGATTTTAGTAATAGCCGGCTTTTTTATAGGATTGAAAAGAGGTCAAACACAATCAACTCCGGAAATAACTTCATCTTTAATAGAGAATAGATTGGAAAAATCAAGAGAACTGATTTCCACAAAATATCACTACACAAATATGGGTTCCTTTGAAAATCAAGCCCAATACTACGGATTCAACATCCCCTTTACCACCAAGAGCTTCATAATATCCTATGACGGCAGGATAAATGCAGGTATAGATATGAAAGATACAAAAGTGAGCGTTGAAAATAACACAATAAAAATTAAACTGGCAGAGCCGAAAATCATATCCCATGAGATAGATGAAGATTCTATAAAGGTCTTCGATGAAAAGAACTCCATCTTCAATCCGATAAAAGTTGAAGATTATTCCACTTTCTCAAAGGATCAAAAGGAAAAAGTTGAGCAAAACGCCATAGAAAAGGGTCTGCTTATACTTGCAAAGGAAGAAGCACAAATTGCAATTCGAGAAATCCTGAGTTTGGATTCGCAAATTGCAGAAAAATACGTCGTTGAATTTCAATAA
- a CDS encoding putative membrane protein (Hypothetical protein), giving the protein MKKDTFQKILISTVVVFVLIDLALSQFGIKSAQLISVLTTIKYLFFASVVIISLIYAKMEDAKLFGTLLKLYGLLVILYVIFEYRGVI; this is encoded by the coding sequence ATGAAAAAAGATACATTTCAAAAGATATTAATATCCACAGTAGTAGTATTTGTGTTGATAGATTTAGCCTTGAGCCAATTCGGGATAAAATCCGCACAGCTGATCAGCGTACTCACAACAATAAAGTACTTGTTCTTTGCATCAGTGGTAATTATAAGCTTAATATATGCAAAGATGGAAGATGCTAAATTATTCGGAACACTTTTAAAACTATACGGGTTATTGGTAATTTTATATGTGATATTTGAATACAGAGGCGTAATATAG
- a CDS encoding hypothetical protein (High confidence in function and specificity) encodes MKLKNLFILILSLFLLSACSADKEIKEVAELEKDQNDKKVEKTVEEEPEEKFYSPISGLEVEEDISREPIFAIMYDNHPYAIPQSAITDAEVIYEFKVEGQYTRFLALFLKNKPEAIGSVRSARPYFANTAKEYDSIYIHWGGSEAGYATISSDNLMDIDGIAYEGSTFYRNKETKKRRPHDGYTSYDLLYKRAEEKGYLENINNEPFFKFDISEDLEDLTSQMGDKIADSVSLDFFAKYNMTADYDKSGDNYSFTRNGQKVTDEKNNEELRAKNVIIEFASSKITGPKDTLTIDHIGSGTGKLLSRGKIIDITWEKPDATSKTTFKTLSGDEIILNPGLTFVEVIDSEDLIHILPEESTPESEEATNEKV; translated from the coding sequence ATGAAACTAAAAAATTTATTTATACTTATTCTTTCGCTGTTTTTATTAAGCGCCTGTTCAGCAGACAAAGAGATAAAAGAAGTCGCTGAATTGGAAAAGGATCAAAATGATAAAAAGGTTGAAAAAACTGTAGAAGAAGAGCCGGAAGAAAAATTTTATTCTCCCATAAGCGGACTGGAAGTTGAAGAGGATATTTCAAGGGAACCGATTTTTGCAATTATGTACGACAACCATCCCTACGCAATTCCGCAATCCGCCATAACTGATGCAGAGGTAATCTACGAATTTAAAGTCGAAGGGCAGTACACAAGATTTTTGGCGTTGTTTTTAAAGAACAAACCGGAAGCAATAGGCTCTGTGAGATCTGCAAGACCCTACTTTGCAAATACAGCTAAAGAATACGACTCCATATACATACACTGGGGAGGATCCGAAGCCGGATACGCAACCATCTCCTCAGATAACCTAATGGACATAGACGGCATCGCCTACGAAGGCTCCACCTTTTACAGAAACAAAGAAACAAAGAAAAGAAGACCTCATGACGGCTACACAAGCTATGATCTTCTCTATAAAAGAGCCGAGGAAAAGGGATACCTGGAAAATATAAACAATGAACCCTTTTTTAAATTTGATATCTCGGAAGATTTGGAAGATCTGACAAGCCAAATGGGCGATAAAATTGCAGACAGCGTATCTCTTGATTTCTTTGCGAAGTACAATATGACAGCCGATTACGATAAAAGTGGAGACAATTACAGCTTCACAAGAAACGGACAAAAAGTTACAGATGAAAAAAATAACGAAGAGCTAAGAGCGAAGAATGTGATAATTGAATTTGCATCATCTAAAATCACAGGACCTAAAGATACACTTACTATAGATCACATAGGAAGCGGAACAGGCAAACTCTTAAGCCGAGGAAAAATAATAGACATAACCTGGGAAAAACCCGACGCCACATCTAAAACCACCTTTAAAACCCTATCCGGTGACGAAATAATATTAAATCCTGGACTTACCTTTGTTGAAGTTATAGATTCCGAAGATCTTATCCACATATTACCGGAAGAATCAACACCTGAATCTGAAGAAGCAACAAATGAAAAAGTATAA
- a CDS encoding putative DNA replication protein DnaD (This entry represents a domain found in several bacterial replication initiation and membrane attachment proteins, DnaB and DnaD.The DnaD protein is a component of the PriA primosome. The PriA primosome functions to recruit the replication fork helicase onto the DNA. Members, both chromosomal or phage-associated, are found in the Bacillus/Clostridium group of Gram-positive bacteria; High confidence in function and specificity), with product MYFKLQKLRMDLADTPVENIFINDYMPQADGNFVKIYLMGYKFAKESGGLKSYDFSLIADLLGLIESDLLRAWDYWEKAGIIKKEYNEDESYDIVFLNLKQLYIENIYSAPKAEEKVDRNEMLDDKKIANLLSVADYYMRGRLSIAQKQDIAKWRDVYNMPVEIIEEAFWYSTELKKKDSVKYVEAVVRNWSDSNIRTIEDIEQSYKEHDEKYYRFMKIKIAMGLSNKAFNNTDFQVVNSWFEELGFEMDVVLKACERCVNISNPNIGYVDRILKSWHEKGIKRVEDIEVLDKKPVNYKKTKFHNFKQQSDNLTEDDLEELAREKREALFKKLGD from the coding sequence ATGTACTTCAAGCTACAGAAATTGAGAATGGACTTAGCAGATACTCCCGTTGAAAATATATTTATAAATGATTATATGCCTCAAGCTGATGGCAACTTTGTAAAAATTTACCTTATGGGCTATAAATTCGCAAAGGAATCAGGCGGGTTAAAATCCTATGATTTCAGCTTAATTGCCGACCTTTTAGGACTTATTGAGTCGGACTTGTTAAGAGCTTGGGATTACTGGGAAAAAGCAGGTATAATAAAAAAAGAATACAACGAAGATGAAAGCTACGATATAGTTTTCTTAAATTTAAAGCAATTATACATTGAAAACATATATTCAGCACCGAAGGCTGAGGAAAAAGTCGACAGAAATGAAATGCTCGATGATAAAAAAATCGCCAATCTCCTTTCCGTTGCCGACTACTATATGAGAGGAAGACTCAGCATAGCTCAAAAACAGGACATTGCCAAATGGAGAGATGTATACAATATGCCTGTGGAGATAATAGAGGAAGCCTTTTGGTATTCAACTGAACTCAAGAAAAAGGACTCCGTAAAATATGTTGAAGCTGTTGTCAGAAATTGGTCCGACAGCAACATAAGAACAATTGAAGACATAGAGCAGTCCTATAAAGAACACGATGAAAAATACTACAGATTTATGAAGATAAAAATCGCCATGGGACTTTCAAATAAAGCCTTTAACAACACTGACTTTCAAGTGGTGAATTCATGGTTTGAAGAATTGGGTTTTGAAATGGATGTGGTGCTAAAGGCCTGTGAAAGATGTGTAAACATATCCAATCCCAACATAGGATATGTGGACAGAATTCTGAAATCTTGGCATGAAAAGGGAATCAAAAGGGTGGAAGACATAGAAGTGCTGGACAAAAAGCCGGTTAATTATAAAAAGACCAAATTCCATAATTTCAAACAGCAATCGGACAACTTGACTGAAGATGATTTAGAAGAGCTTGCCAGAGAAAAACGAGAAGCTTTATTTAAAAAGCTGGGTGATTAA
- a CDS encoding putative DNA replication protein DnaC (High confidence in function and specificity), whose protein sequence is MIKIEVYRKIEREYEVQRDRNQQELEERKAEIYSKIPSIKKIDSLILKLALEAAKEQIRTPSSESLRKINQDIYDLKKEKNKILIEKNYPEDYLNLRYKCEKCKDTGYLEKGEKCDCLKMKLSKELYEMSNIAYMLEKENFNTFDFKIFSEEIVEEEGISPRENMENILKAVKKFIDVFDEKNDMNLLFYGPTGQGKTFLLNCMAKELIDRNFNVIYQTAFNLIDVAEEKKFRRNEIADMKYKMLFNCDLLIIDDLGIELINSFSTSEVFNIVNTRLLRGKKTLISTNLSPKELSKTYTDRVFSRVFQKFFPLKFFGEDLRLKIN, encoded by the coding sequence GTGATTAAAATAGAAGTTTACAGAAAAATCGAAAGGGAATACGAAGTTCAAAGGGACAGAAATCAGCAGGAACTTGAAGAGAGGAAGGCTGAGATCTACTCAAAAATTCCCTCCATTAAGAAAATAGATTCGCTTATTTTAAAACTCGCACTTGAAGCGGCAAAGGAACAGATAAGGACACCTTCCAGCGAGAGTCTGCGAAAGATAAATCAGGACATCTACGATTTAAAAAAGGAAAAAAACAAAATTCTAATAGAAAAAAATTATCCTGAAGATTATTTGAATTTGCGGTATAAATGTGAAAAATGCAAAGATACCGGATATCTTGAAAAGGGAGAAAAATGCGACTGTCTGAAGATGAAATTAAGTAAAGAACTCTATGAAATGAGCAACATAGCCTATATGCTTGAAAAGGAGAATTTCAACACCTTCGACTTTAAAATATTTTCAGAAGAAATAGTGGAAGAAGAGGGTATCTCACCAAGAGAAAACATGGAAAATATCCTTAAAGCCGTAAAAAAATTCATCGATGTCTTCGATGAGAAAAACGACATGAATCTTCTATTTTACGGACCCACGGGACAAGGAAAAACATTTCTTCTAAACTGCATGGCAAAGGAGCTCATAGACAGAAATTTCAACGTAATTTATCAGACGGCATTTAACTTAATAGATGTAGCAGAAGAAAAAAAGTTCAGAAGAAATGAAATAGCGGATATGAAGTATAAAATGCTCTTCAACTGCGACCTTCTTATCATAGATGATTTAGGCATAGAACTTATAAATTCTTTTTCTACATCAGAGGTATTTAACATAGTCAACACGAGATTGCTTAGAGGAAAAAAAACTCTTATATCCACAAATCTTTCGCCCAAGGAATTGTCGAAAACCTATACAGATAGAGTTTTTTCAAGAGTATTTCAAAAATTTTTTCCGCTTAAATTTTTCGGAGAAGATTTAAGATTAAAAATCAATTAG
- a CDS encoding MATE efflux family protein (Characterised members of the Multi Antimicrobial Extrusion (MATE) family function as drug/sodium antiporters. These proteins mediate resistance to a wide range of cationic dyes, fluroquinolones, aminoglycosides and other structurally diverse antibodies and drugs. MATE proteins are found in bacteria, archaea and eukaryotes. These proteins are predicted to have 12 alpha-helical transmembrane regions, some of the animal proteins may have an additional C-terminal helix; High confidence in function and specificity) produces MKLSLNKIKKNENINLTEGSILSGIIYFAIPILLSNFLQQFYNTADLMIVGSFAGKNPMAAVGATGSISNLLISLFLGLTTGASVVVAQMYGQNDREKLHNSIHTAYATAIAGGILLSIVGFLIAPVILKALNTPEEILDDAIIYMRIFFLGMTPLLLYNMGAGILRSVGDSIRPFNFLIVAAIVNVTLDLLFVAILKMSVVGAAIATLIAQSVSAVLVTYNLMKSERIFKLNPKDIKFYKSVMSRIFKIGIPTGIQSSVISLSNVLIQSKINLFGATTIAGFAAQERIDGFIFMSLNAVALAVTTFSSQNVGAGKIDRLKEGVKQSLKLSLVVTISLTLIGLLSIEKLMGIFTDDPEVIAVGVHIFRYFAMGYFIFGMSEVFGGFVRGAGYAMPPMIISVFSMCILRILWIYIALEIWFKIEIVILSYPISWTVTFILNVLYFRFGGWKDHLQKQLKEA; encoded by the coding sequence ATGAAATTAAGCTTGAATAAAATCAAAAAAAATGAAAATATAAATTTGACAGAAGGTTCAATTTTATCCGGAATAATATATTTTGCCATACCTATTCTTCTTTCCAATTTTCTCCAACAGTTTTACAATACGGCTGACTTGATGATAGTGGGCAGTTTTGCAGGGAAAAATCCAATGGCTGCCGTCGGAGCGACAGGTTCCATATCCAATTTGCTCATATCTTTATTTTTAGGACTCACTACGGGAGCCTCTGTAGTTGTAGCTCAAATGTATGGGCAAAACGACAGAGAAAAACTTCATAATTCCATTCATACAGCCTATGCCACCGCCATAGCCGGAGGAATCCTTTTATCCATAGTGGGATTTCTTATAGCACCTGTAATACTTAAAGCCCTGAATACTCCTGAAGAGATACTTGATGATGCCATCATTTACATGAGAATATTTTTCTTGGGAATGACACCTCTTTTACTATACAATATGGGAGCGGGAATTTTAAGATCCGTGGGTGACTCCATAAGACCCTTTAACTTTTTAATAGTTGCTGCAATTGTAAATGTGACCTTGGATCTTTTGTTTGTAGCGATTCTTAAAATGTCGGTAGTAGGTGCCGCCATAGCTACTTTGATTGCCCAAAGCGTATCGGCTGTTCTTGTAACCTACAACTTAATGAAATCTGAAAGAATATTTAAGCTAAATCCGAAGGATATTAAATTCTATAAGAGCGTAATGTCCAGAATATTTAAAATAGGAATTCCCACAGGTATACAAAGCTCGGTGATAAGCCTTTCAAATGTTCTGATACAATCAAAAATAAACCTCTTCGGTGCCACTACCATTGCAGGCTTTGCAGCGCAAGAGAGAATTGACGGATTTATATTTATGTCCTTAAATGCAGTAGCTCTTGCGGTCACCACTTTTTCAAGTCAAAATGTAGGAGCCGGAAAAATCGACAGATTAAAGGAGGGAGTTAAACAATCTTTGAAACTTTCCCTCGTAGTTACGATCTCACTTACATTGATAGGTCTTTTGTCCATAGAAAAATTAATGGGCATATTCACAGATGATCCGGAAGTTATCGCAGTGGGAGTTCACATTTTCAGATATTTTGCCATGGGATATTTCATATTCGGAATGAGTGAGGTTTTTGGAGGATTTGTAAGGGGTGCAGGATATGCCATGCCGCCCATGATCATTTCCGTATTTTCCATGTGCATATTGAGAATACTGTGGATTTATATAGCTCTTGAAATATGGTTTAAAATAGAAATAGTAATACTTTCCTACCCTATATCCTGGACGGTAACCTTTATATTGAACGTTTTGTACTTCAGATTCGGCGGCTGGAAAGACCATTTACAAAAACAATTAAAAGAGGCCTGA
- a CDS encoding putative acetyltransferase, GNAT family (This entry represents a structural domain found in several acyl-CoA acyltransferase enzymes; High confidence in function and specificity), giving the protein MIKSARLSYDKMKIEDVKEFKNWEKHESTIYDDYNFYEETDEQIEEWYLWKTSFGARYYTIFLKEEPIGYIGFKNIREYNKSATLGLVLNPYYIGKKYGEEALFSMGDVFFNDWKFQKLYLKVARYNQRAVALYKKLGFKKYATSVMIYPNEKPDKDDVEYIKNKKSFLNILGKTFFYADKMVLDRNYFNEVIKCTSSYRN; this is encoded by the coding sequence ATGATAAAAAGCGCCAGATTATCCTATGATAAAATGAAAATAGAAGATGTCAAGGAATTTAAAAATTGGGAAAAACATGAAAGCACTATTTACGACGATTATAATTTTTATGAGGAAACCGACGAGCAAATTGAAGAATGGTATCTTTGGAAGACCTCCTTCGGCGCAAGATACTATACCATATTCTTAAAAGAGGAACCCATAGGTTATATCGGATTTAAAAATATCAGAGAATACAATAAAAGTGCAACGTTGGGCTTGGTGCTAAATCCTTATTATATTGGCAAAAAGTACGGTGAAGAAGCGCTTTTCAGCATGGGCGATGTGTTTTTCAATGATTGGAAATTTCAAAAACTGTATCTGAAGGTGGCAAGATACAATCAAAGAGCAGTGGCTCTGTATAAAAAACTGGGATTTAAAAAATATGCCACTTCAGTAATGATATATCCCAACGAAAAGCCCGATAAAGATGATGTGGAATATATAAAAAACAAGAAGAGTTTCCTGAATATACTGGGAAAAACCTTTTTTTATGCAGATAAAATGGTATTGGATAGAAATTATTTCAATGAGGTGATAAAATGTACTTCAAGCTACAGAAATTGA
- the serA1 gene encoding D-3-phosphoglycerate dehydrogenase (High confidence in function and specificity), which yields MANILITEKMDDIAEKTLRDAGHNVILGWNLSADELNENLKTADAILVRIMDLHGDLIADNANLKIISKHGVGLDNIDLNFTKKKGIEVTVTPGANSQAVAEHTVTMMMALAKNLPIITGKYREMGFGAKNIKTAIELNGKTVGILGYGNIGKRVAKILKYGFDMRVLVYDPYIDSLPEGFELISSKEEVLRNSDFITIHLMLTEDTFHLIGEKEFDMMKDTAILINCARGPHIDEEALIRALQDKKIAGAGLDVTEAEPCSPENPLFHMENVILTPHYAPTTKEAAYNVAKMAADNLVNFFEKN from the coding sequence ATGGCAAATATTTTAATCACAGAAAAAATGGACGATATCGCAGAAAAAACTCTAAGAGATGCAGGACACAACGTAATTCTCGGCTGGAATTTATCGGCAGATGAACTCAATGAAAATCTAAAAACTGCCGATGCCATATTGGTGAGAATCATGGATCTGCACGGAGATTTAATAGCCGACAATGCCAATCTCAAGATAATTTCAAAGCACGGTGTAGGCCTTGATAATATAGATTTAAATTTTACAAAAAAAAAGGGCATTGAAGTAACCGTAACTCCCGGCGCAAACAGTCAAGCAGTGGCGGAACACACAGTGACCATGATGATGGCTCTTGCAAAAAACCTTCCCATCATAACAGGCAAGTACAGGGAAATGGGTTTTGGTGCAAAAAACATAAAAACAGCCATAGAATTGAATGGGAAAACCGTGGGTATTTTAGGCTATGGAAATATCGGAAAAAGAGTTGCTAAAATATTAAAATACGGCTTCGACATGAGAGTATTGGTCTATGATCCCTACATCGACAGCTTACCTGAGGGATTTGAACTTATAAGCTCCAAGGAAGAGGTATTAAGAAACAGTGATTTCATCACAATTCACCTCATGCTAACAGAGGATACCTTCCATTTAATCGGAGAAAAAGAATTTGATATGATGAAAGACACCGCCATTCTCATAAACTGTGCAAGAGGTCCTCATATAGATGAAGAGGCGCTTATAAGGGCATTGCAGGATAAAAAAATAGCAGGCGCAGGTTTGGATGTAACTGAAGCTGAACCCTGTTCGCCTGAAAATCCGCTATTTCACATGGAAAATGTAATTCTTACTCCGCATTATGCTCCCACCACCAAGGAAGCAGCTTACAATGTGGCGAAGATGGCTGCCGATAACCTGGTAAACTTTTTTGAAAAGAATTGA
- a CDS encoding aspartate aminotransferase (Aminotransferases share certain mechanistic features with other pyridoxal-phosphate dependent enzymes, such as the covalent binding of the pyridoxal-phosphate group to a lysine residue. On the basis of sequence similarity, these various enzymes can be grouped into class I and class II. This entry includes proteins from both subfamilies; High confidence in function and specificity): MKLSNRVQEVPFSATRVLGPYAEEAKKKGKKVYHLNIGAPDTNVPQEFFDAISSIKMRSLPYAPSKGIDSLRQGISKYYKDKNVDIDEDEIVITNGASEAILYAIISITDLGDNILTSNPFYTNYLTAFRELGITPNVFETSVTNGYKLPPYEEIVKNIDENTKGILLSNPSNPTGVVYTKEEVELIAKIAVEYDLFIMADEVYREFVFDDLEFYSFGEVEGIKDRLIILDSVSKRFGACGARIGSISTKNKDLVKEFLKLAASRLAVSTVDQIGAAALYEVNDKYFQEINAEYDLRRNTIIEELNKIEGIEVYKPQGAFYVMPKLPVEDAEDFAKWMLTDFDVDGETVMVAPGGGFFYGKDYKNYIRLAYVINVEDLKKAINILKMGLEEYIRIKSK, from the coding sequence ATGAAGTTATCAAACAGAGTACAAGAAGTGCCATTTTCAGCTACAAGAGTCTTGGGACCCTATGCTGAAGAAGCAAAGAAGAAAGGTAAAAAAGTATATCACTTAAACATCGGAGCACCTGACACAAATGTGCCGCAGGAATTTTTTGATGCTATATCAAGTATAAAAATGCGCTCCCTTCCCTATGCACCGTCTAAGGGAATAGACTCTTTGAGACAAGGAATCTCAAAATATTACAAAGATAAAAACGTAGACATAGACGAAGATGAAATAGTAATTACAAATGGAGCCAGTGAAGCTATTCTATATGCGATAATATCCATTACGGATTTAGGAGATAATATTTTAACATCAAATCCCTTCTACACAAATTATCTTACGGCCTTCAGGGAATTGGGCATAACTCCCAATGTATTTGAAACATCCGTTACCAATGGTTATAAACTTCCGCCCTATGAAGAAATAGTAAAAAACATAGATGAAAATACAAAGGGAATATTACTTTCAAATCCCTCCAACCCTACAGGTGTGGTCTATACAAAGGAAGAAGTTGAACTTATCGCAAAAATAGCAGTGGAATATGATTTATTTATAATGGCCGATGAAGTTTATAGGGAATTTGTATTTGACGATCTTGAATTTTATTCCTTTGGAGAAGTTGAAGGCATAAAGGACAGACTCATAATCTTAGATTCAGTATCAAAGAGATTCGGAGCCTGCGGAGCAAGAATAGGTTCAATTTCCACAAAGAACAAAGACCTTGTAAAGGAATTTTTAAAACTTGCGGCTTCAAGACTTGCTGTATCCACAGTGGACCAAATCGGTGCAGCTGCCCTTTATGAAGTAAACGACAAATACTTCCAAGAAATAAATGCTGAATATGACTTGAGAAGAAACACCATCATTGAAGAATTAAATAAAATAGAAGGCATAGAAGTATACAAACCTCAAGGAGCCTTTTATGTAATGCCGAAGCTTCCCGTGGAAGATGCTGAAGACTTTGCAAAATGGATGTTAACGGATTTCGACGTAGATGGTGAAACGGTGATGGTTGCTCCCGGCGGAGGATTTTTCTACGGTAAGGATTACAAGAATTACATAAGACTTGCCTATGTAATAAATGTGGAAGATTTGAAAAAAGCAATCAATATTTTGAAAATGGGATTGGAAGAATACATCAGGATAAAGAGCAAGTAA